A genomic segment from Actinomyces lilanjuaniae encodes:
- a CDS encoding ParA family protein: protein MSGSSIFDQLQADRVALDEMTLGGYPRPEKTRIVAVANQKGGVGKTSTAVNLAAALAQGGLHVLLIDADSQGNASTALGVEHDEDVQSIYDILVDGVPIRDVVATTRFSDTLLCVPATIDVAAVEIELIETSERESRLRTALTDYLEFREQEDQQHLDYVIVDCPPSLGIMTINAFVAAHEVLIPMQAEYYALEGLALLTRSIDRIAQVHNPGLGVSMIVLTMFDGRTTLSREVESEVRTYFPDATLETKIPRSIRVAEAPSFGAPVVFWDPRSTGAIAYMKMAREVAFRGSSDKEGGDS, encoded by the coding sequence TTGTCGGGATCATCTATCTTCGATCAGCTCCAGGCAGATCGCGTCGCACTGGATGAGATGACCTTGGGGGGTTATCCTCGTCCTGAGAAGACGCGCATTGTGGCTGTCGCCAATCAGAAGGGTGGCGTGGGCAAAACCTCTACTGCAGTAAATCTAGCTGCAGCATTGGCGCAAGGCGGGCTGCATGTATTGCTCATTGATGCGGATTCACAGGGCAACGCTTCTACGGCTTTGGGGGTTGAACATGATGAGGATGTCCAGTCGATTTACGATATACTGGTTGACGGAGTCCCGATAAGGGATGTTGTCGCGACAACTAGATTCAGCGACACTTTATTGTGTGTGCCGGCAACAATAGATGTTGCTGCTGTTGAGATTGAGTTAATTGAGACCTCGGAGAGAGAGTCTCGGCTAAGGACGGCGTTGACTGACTACCTGGAGTTTCGTGAGCAGGAAGATCAGCAGCATCTAGACTATGTCATTGTGGACTGTCCACCTAGCCTCGGTATAATGACTATCAATGCGTTTGTTGCAGCTCATGAAGTTCTTATTCCTATGCAAGCAGAGTATTATGCATTGGAAGGTCTGGCTCTTCTTACCAGATCTATCGATAGGATTGCTCAGGTGCATAACCCGGGACTTGGAGTGTCGATGATTGTGCTGACTATGTTTGACGGACGTACCACATTGTCACGTGAAGTTGAGTCCGAGGTTCGCACTTACTTTCCGGATGCAACCCTAGAGACTAAAATACCGCGTTCCATCCGGGTTGCCGAAGCGCCCTCGTTTGGTGCTCCTGTGGTGTTCTGGGATCCTCGGTCGACTGGAGCAATTGCTTATATGAAGATGGCACGCGAGGTTGCTTTTAGAGGATCCTCCGACAAGGAAGGTGGCGATTCCTGA
- the rsmG gene encoding 16S rRNA (guanine(527)-N(7))-methyltransferase RsmG, whose product MNAEVVDNEIEFPHEEVREFFGDAFSAAEHFANMLSRQGQLKGIIGPNELPRLWSRHLVNSAAVAPFLPNSGQVVDIGSGAGFPGVVIALLRPDLDVVLVDAMERRAQWLRDVVDELGLRRVTVRRERAEHIRERYDVVTARAVASLSKLIQLAAPLVRDDGCLIALKGDRVETEIKKARSDIDRFKLSIPVIHEVSLPGDRFARVVELRRVEYPINTR is encoded by the coding sequence ATGAATGCTGAAGTTGTTGATAATGAGATCGAATTTCCCCATGAAGAAGTGAGGGAATTTTTTGGCGATGCTTTTTCAGCGGCGGAGCATTTCGCTAATATGCTTAGTAGGCAAGGTCAGTTGAAAGGAATCATAGGACCTAATGAGCTTCCACGATTGTGGAGCCGACACCTTGTTAACTCCGCGGCGGTTGCACCTTTTCTTCCCAACAGCGGTCAGGTTGTCGATATTGGTTCAGGAGCAGGTTTCCCCGGCGTGGTGATTGCGTTACTTAGACCTGATCTCGACGTTGTCCTTGTTGATGCCATGGAACGTAGAGCACAGTGGCTTCGTGACGTGGTGGATGAACTGGGCTTGAGGCGAGTGACGGTGCGGCGTGAGCGTGCTGAACATATTCGTGAGCGGTACGATGTCGTTACTGCTCGGGCGGTTGCTAGTCTATCGAAATTGATTCAGTTGGCGGCTCCTCTTGTGCGGGACGATGGGTGTCTCATCGCTCTCAAAGGGGACAGGGTGGAGACAGAGATAAAAAAGGCAAGATCTGATATAGATAGGTTTAAGTTATCTATACCTGTCATTCATGAGGTGTCGCTGCCGGGTGATCGGTTTGCACGGGTTGTTGAACTTAGGCGTGTAGAGTATCCCATAAACACCCGTTGA
- a CDS encoding protein jag gives MSDNAMPIDMVSHLEEEGEIGADYLEEFLDIADIGGDIDIDVAHGRASIAVVASDEGDERDLAALVGDNGEILEAVQDLTRLAVQTRTGSRSRLMLDINEYRVSRRHELAKVAEEAITKVLLSGEPVALAPMNPFERKICHDVVASAGLVSGSEGAEPYRHVVVSPAKDNAVDYIAKTI, from the coding sequence ATGAGTGACAATGCGATGCCGATTGATATGGTATCCCATTTGGAGGAGGAAGGCGAGATAGGCGCGGACTATCTTGAAGAGTTTTTGGATATTGCTGATATTGGGGGTGATATTGACATTGATGTCGCTCACGGCCGGGCGTCGATTGCTGTTGTCGCCTCTGATGAAGGTGACGAGCGTGACTTGGCGGCTCTTGTGGGCGATAACGGCGAGATTCTGGAAGCGGTCCAAGATCTGACTCGTCTTGCCGTGCAGACACGTACTGGTAGTCGTTCGCGACTCATGCTTGATATCAATGAATATCGTGTCTCTCGTCGGCATGAGTTAGCCAAGGTTGCAGAAGAGGCTATTACAAAGGTTCTTCTCTCAGGCGAACCGGTTGCCTTGGCTCCAATGAATCCTTTTGAAAGGAAAATTTGTCATGACGTTGTAGCTTCCGCTGGATTAGTTTCGGGATCTGAAGGTGCTGAACCATATCGGCATGTTGTGGTTAGTCCTGCGAAAGATAATGCTGTGGATTATATTGCTAAGACAATATAG
- the yidC gene encoding membrane protein insertase YidC: MDSILWPLSVVVAWVMVHIHDLLVFLGFQDGPGIAWVLSIIGLTVVVRVLIMPLMFRQIRSSRGMQLMQPEMQALREKYKGKKDPVSQQRQQEEMMALYRKHGTNPLSSCLPLLVQMPVFIALFRVLASLQRVAEGSYNGRSSIGPLTADIASDIQASNVFGAHLSASFVNTPDVQVRVVTVIMIIIMSVTQWYTMAQLSMKNMPESAKNSDNPMIRSQRIMIMVMPLIFAVSGVQFQIGVLVYWVTSNIWTLGQQFFTIRNMPAPGSEAEKKYRARVNAKRARKGLPSLEEEERAEAAAKAGANAHSGGQRRQPVRKDRKRRPGRAAALAHEARRDAVPTGEEETDSWSRDDDHRDSTIATTSSSSGELTDEQIARRRYEKRARARRRTAAKRKKRHHR; the protein is encoded by the coding sequence ATGGACAGCATACTATGGCCCCTTAGTGTTGTAGTCGCGTGGGTCATGGTTCATATTCATGACCTTCTGGTCTTCCTAGGATTTCAGGACGGTCCAGGGATTGCTTGGGTCTTGTCGATCATCGGTCTTACCGTTGTCGTCCGCGTCCTAATTATGCCGTTAATGTTCAGGCAGATAAGATCGTCTCGTGGAATGCAGTTGATGCAACCCGAGATGCAAGCACTTCGGGAAAAATATAAGGGTAAGAAAGACCCTGTGTCGCAGCAGCGCCAGCAGGAGGAGATGATGGCGCTGTACCGTAAGCATGGTACTAACCCACTTTCTTCCTGTCTGCCGCTTCTCGTGCAGATGCCGGTATTTATAGCATTGTTTCGGGTGCTTGCTTCACTACAGCGTGTCGCAGAAGGCTCATATAATGGTCGAAGTTCCATAGGTCCGTTGACCGCCGATATTGCGTCAGACATTCAAGCCTCCAACGTGTTCGGCGCACATCTCTCAGCTTCTTTCGTAAACACACCGGATGTGCAGGTAAGAGTTGTTACCGTCATCATGATTATTATTATGTCGGTGACGCAGTGGTACACTATGGCGCAGTTGAGCATGAAGAACATGCCAGAGTCCGCCAAGAATTCGGACAACCCCATGATCCGGTCTCAGAGGATAATGATCATGGTGATGCCGCTCATCTTTGCGGTTAGCGGGGTTCAGTTCCAGATCGGCGTCTTAGTATACTGGGTGACATCCAATATCTGGACACTGGGACAACAATTTTTTACGATTCGTAATATGCCTGCTCCGGGGTCGGAGGCGGAAAAGAAGTATCGCGCGCGCGTCAATGCTAAACGGGCTCGTAAAGGGCTTCCTTCACTGGAAGAAGAGGAGCGTGCTGAGGCCGCTGCCAAAGCCGGGGCCAATGCTCATTCGGGTGGACAGCGTCGCCAGCCGGTGCGTAAGGACAGGAAAAGGAGACCTGGCCGGGCGGCTGCGCTAGCTCATGAGGCTCGTAGGGATGCTGTTCCAACGGGGGAGGAAGAGACTGACTCTTGGAGCCGGGATGACGACCATCGCGATAGCACAATCGCAACGACGTCATCCAGTTCTGGCGAACTAACTGATGAACAAATTGCTCGACGCCGCTATGAGAAACGTGCTCGTGCCCGTAGGCGGACAGCAGCGAAGCGCAAGAAGAGGCACCATCGATGA
- the yidD gene encoding membrane protein insertion efficiency factor YidD codes for MSYRVRQVARVVVLSLLAFYQRYISPAFPARCRYYPSCSSYAFGAVEAHGIIKGLVLTVWRLLRCNPMTLGGVDHVPDKGRWRYTLPRDVPRFLKQ; via the coding sequence ATGAGTTATCGGGTGCGTCAGGTCGCTCGTGTTGTGGTGCTGTCCCTTCTGGCCTTTTATCAGAGATATATCTCTCCTGCATTTCCGGCTAGATGCCGTTATTATCCAAGCTGTTCTTCATATGCATTTGGAGCTGTTGAGGCTCATGGTATAATTAAAGGACTGGTACTTACAGTATGGCGATTACTGCGCTGCAACCCAATGACATTGGGTGGTGTCGACCATGTTCCTGACAAGGGTCGATGGCGCTATACTCTCCCCCGCGATGTTCCACGTTTCCTTAAACAGTAA
- the rnpA gene encoding ribonuclease P protein component: MRFLHLVAVRDVHVSLSEVLDARNRLVRGDDFSSVIRGGVRSGSRNMVLYLYLASSGEDSPTRIGLTVSKKQIPLATHRNRVKRRLRGLLSSRVELMQPGSRLIVRVLSSADGIPSADLGKEFDALLRKCHHLYEKRPRQ; this comes from the coding sequence GTGCGGTTCTTGCATCTCGTCGCCGTAAGGGACGTGCACGTCTCACTGTCTGAGGTGCTTGACGCAAGGAATCGTCTGGTCCGGGGCGATGACTTCTCCTCTGTGATACGAGGTGGCGTGCGCAGCGGTAGCCGGAATATGGTGCTTTACTTATACTTGGCTTCCAGTGGGGAAGACTCACCTACGCGTATCGGCTTGACAGTGTCCAAAAAGCAGATTCCTCTGGCGACACATCGTAACCGTGTCAAGCGTCGGCTCCGCGGTCTTCTATCCAGTCGCGTCGAGTTGATGCAGCCCGGATCAAGATTGATTGTTCGTGTTCTATCTAGTGCGGACGGTATCCCAAGTGCTGACCTCGGTAAAGAATTTGATGCGCTTCTTCGGAAGTGTCATCACTTGTATGAAAAGAGGCCGCGACAATGA
- the rpmH gene encoding 50S ribosomal protein L34 yields MTKRTYQPSNRRRSRVHGFRKRMRTRAGRAVLASRRRKGRARLTV; encoded by the coding sequence GTGACCAAGCGGACCTATCAGCCCAGCAACCGTAGGCGTTCTAGAGTGCACGGTTTCCGCAAGCGTATGCGGACCCGAGCAGGTCGTGCGGTTCTTGCATCTCGTCGCCGTAAGGGACGTGCACGTCTCACTGTCTGA